Within the Sulfurospirillum barnesii SES-3 genome, the region CCAACACACTACCTTGCAACCTTTAAAATACAAGACCATCAAGGCAACGCACGCTCAAGCTATCGTAGTCTCATCATCACACGCCAAAAAAATTCGCTTCAAACCCTTAACGATGTCAAAGGAAAACGCTTTGGTTTTACCGATGTTGATTCCACCTCAGGCTATCTCTACCCACGGTTTATGCTCAAACAAGAGGGGATAGACCCTCAAAAAGAGCTTGGTAAAGTTTATTTTCTCAAAAAACACCCAAAAATCATGCAGGCACTTTTGGAAAATTCCATTGACGCAGGAGCCATTTACGATGGCATTTACCTAACACTTCCCAAAAGTGAAAAAGAAGAAATTCGTATTCTTGCCAGCTCAGATGAGATACCTTATGATGTTATGATTGCCTCTAAAGGTGTCGATAAGGCTCTTGTCACTAAAATTCGTGAACTGCTCTTAGCGTTTCACTCCACACAATCAGCACCCAATACCATTATGGGATTTGAAGAAAAATCCCTCATTCTTTATGATACCCTTCTTTATTTAGAGTAGCACGCTCTTCTCAAAGCGCTTACTTGCGATGCCCTCGAAAAAAAGAGGAGAACATTGAGTATTTCTGCTCTTCCATGGGAAAACTAGGATCACTTGCATGACGCACATCTTCAATGGAATAAACGGCTAGAGGATTGTATTTGCCAATTAAAGAGCGCACTCTCTCAATGTCGGCTCGTTTGATGACGGTAAAAATAACACTGACAATCCCATTATTGCCCTCTGCATCAGCAACGGTAACACTGTAACGAAGAGCGCGAAGAGAACGGACAAGCTCATGGGAATCTTTTTTGGTAATAATCCGAATCACCACCATCCCAAGTGCCAAACGACTCTCAATAAACATTCCAATGTAATTGCCCAAAGAAAATCCCAGAGCATAGGCGATGTAATTAATGGGATTGGTCAGGTTTGCCATGACTTTAGAAATAGCCATAAGCCAAATGCTCACCTCAAAAAAACCTAGTATGGGTGCCCAAAGGCGAAGTCCCTTCGAGACAAAAATAATGCGAAGTGTGCCAATACTCACATCCAGTATACGAGCAAGACAAATGAGCAAAGGAATCCCATACAAACTAAATGCTTCGCTTGCAAAAAATTCGCTCATACCGTCCTCCTCCTAAAGAATAATCTCTTTCACACGTCCGACTTCACCGCTTTCGAGTCGCACTTTGATGCCGTGGGGATGATTGGCAGAATTGGTGAGAATGTCTTTGACCACACCTTGCGTTAGTTTTCCACTGCGTTGGTCTTCTTTTAAAACAATCAAAACCTTAACACCCTTATGAATGTTGCTTCTGCTTTGCCCTGCGCTCATTGTTATCCTTTATATGTCTTGGCTCTATTATACACATTTTTCTTTACATGTAAAGCTTAACGAAGCCTCATACACAAGGCTAAAAATGCTTCACCGTAGCGCTCAAACTTCACCTCACCCACACCACTGACTTCCAACATTGCCTCTTTGTCATGAGGAAGTTTTTCAGCCATCTCTTTGAGGGTTTTATCGCTAAAAACCACATACGGCGGAATGCCATTTTCTTGAGCAATTTCCAAACGCAAGGCACGTAATTTCTCAAAAATGGAAAGCTCAAACGCTCCTGTAACCACTTTCGTCGCTTTTTTAGAGACTTTTTTACGCTCTTCCAAACGCTTCGCATGCATGCTTACATGTAAACGCTCTTTGATGATTTGAGCTCCATATTCACTAAGACTCACCACACGGTATTCGCCAACTTTTAACGCTTCAAGCTCCAAAAGTCTATCGCCAATGCTAAGCCACTGCGCCTTACTTCGCTCTTTCCCAATGCCATAAACGGAGAGGTTTTGATGCGCATTTTGCGCTATTTTTTCATTATTTGCACCCATTAAAACATCAATGACGTATTGCAGTCCAAAGCGTTGCCCTGTGCGGTACACACAAGAGAGTAGCTTTAATGCCTCGTTTGAGATGTCAACACTCTGCTTTTCACCCTCCACACAGTTATCGCAACGGGTGTTACATGTAAGAATGGTATCGTCAAAATAGGTCGCTATTTGTTGATGACGGCACAGCTGAGATGTTGCAAATTTTGCCATAGCTTCTAGCTTTTCATAGGCTACCTTTTGGTACTCCGAGGCAGGCTGTTCGCTGATGCGTCGTTTGTGCTCCACTATGTCGGAGGCTGAAAAAAGAAGCAAGGTTGAAGCACTCAGACCGTCTCGCCCTGCACGCCCTATTTCTTGGTAGTAATTTTCAATGGTTTTTGGCAGTGACATGTGCACCACAAAACGAATATTGCTCTTATCAATCCCCATACCAAAGGCGATGGTTGCAACCACCACGTCAATTTCATCGTTTAAAAAAGCACGGTACGTTTCGTTTTTCTCCTCAGTAGAAAGCCCTGCATGATACGAGCGTGCACGCACTTTGTACCCTTCTAAAAACAGCGCCAAACTCTCCGTCTCTTTGCGTGTCAATGTATACACAATACCACTCTCATTTTGAAACGCACTTAAAAAACTCAAAAGTTGCTCACGCCCGTTGGCATTGCGATAGTCCGCTTTGATGTTTAAATTGTCCCGCTCGACTTTGGCTCGAATGATTAAGGGGTGTGACAATCCGAGCTGATGCAAAATATCGTGTTCGACAATTTTCGTTGCTGTCGCCGTAAATGCAGCAATGGGAGTACGAGGAAAGTAGTGTTTAAGACGAAAGAGTTGACGGTAATCTTCTCTAAATTCATGCCCCCACTCGCTCACACAATGCGCCTCGTCAATGACAAAAAAGTTGATGCAAAGGCTCTGTAAGAAGTTTAAAAACGACTCACCCTTTAAGCGTTCAGGTGCAACGTATAAAAGTTTAAGCTCACCGTTGCGACACGCTTGCATACTCTCTTGTATCTGAGAGGGAGATTGCATGGATGAAATCATCGCCGCTTTAATGCCAAAGGCAGAGAGTGCGGTGATTTGGTCGTGCATGAGCGCTAAAAGCGGTGAAATCACCACGCTCATGCCCTCCATTACAAGAGAGGGAAGCTGATAACACAAAGACTTCCCTGCTCCTGTGGGTAAAATCATCATAAGGTCTTTATGCGCTAAAATCGCATTGACAGCCTCTTCTTGATTGGCTCTAAAGCTGTGGTGCCCAAAGACACGTTGAAGAATATCGTATGTTTTATCCACTTAAAGTTCTATCTCATCTCTATCTTTGCCATCGCTTGCAAACCACTCATCTTCGATAAAATCACTCTCCACAATCTGTGTGACATTGCGTTTCATATAACGCCCTGAGGCAATAACGGCTACTTCGCCATTAGGGAGTATCAGCTCACCCGTACCTTCAAAAATACGCCCTTTATCGCTCACGATGCGCCCAATGACTTTAAGCTCTACATCCAAAGGAACAGGCTTTTTATATTTTAAGTTTAACTCTAGGGTCACACCAAAACTCTCTTGCCCGTAATGCGCCATAATAGCACGCCCAATGGTTTCATCTAAAATGGTCGCTGAAATGCCACCGTGTAAAATGTTTGGGTAACTTTGCAAATAGGTATGCCCTGTAAAATACCCCACCACTTCCTTGTTTTCGAGTTCATAAAATTTCGTTTTTAAGCCCAAAGGGTTTTCAATGCCACACACCAAACAGTTTTTGGAGATGTGCTGTTTGCCTTTTACTTTAAATGTCACTCCTGCTCTCCATGCACCTTTTCAAGTTCTTTGCGCACTTTTGAGTAAAGTTTTAAATCAACAATTTTGTAGCTTTTCAAAAGAGCATCTAAAAGTGCAGTATTTAGCTCTTTTTGGTCATTTTTATCTTCAGGAATGATTTTATCTTTTACGCCACAGTTGTTGCAAAAATCAAATAAATAGGTCGCATTAATCTCATAATCCAAACGGTGCGTCACATCATTTTTAAGCTTTCGTGTCTCGTTCATGATAACAAACTCTTGCTCACTAATTGTTTTAAGTGCCCGTAACTCTTCAAGCAATTTAAACTGTGTCATACTACGAGAAGTCCCAGGAATCAACACTTCTGCAACAAATTCATAATACGCTTCCACCGCTAAAATCATCATATAAAGGTTTTTACCCCGTGGATTCTCTTCTTGTTCAATAAAATCTTTAAAATAGTGCAGTTTTTGCATCTCTACCATCATTTTTTACCGCCTCCTACACGTGTGTGTTTTTTTGCTTTGACTTCTTTATAATTTTCACGTCTTTTTTTAATTGAAACACTTTTTTTGTTTGCTTTTTCATACTCAATTTTTGCTTGAATCGTCCCTTTTTTTGCCTCTTTTTCAGCCCACTCTTTGGTCTCAAAACCAGGGTAAAACTCCGTTTTAATGGTATATTTTAAAATCTTTTCTATCTCTTTAAATTTATTTTTTTCCTCATTGCATACCAAAGAGATAGCCCTTCCCTCTTTACCTGCACGCCCTGTTCGTCCTGCTCTGTGTAAATAATCTTCCGCATCACCAGGTAATTCATAATTAATCACATGCGGTAAATCTTCAATATCAAGCCCACGAGAAGCAATATCGGTTGCGACAAGCACACGAATGGTATTTTCTTTAAACGCATGAATGGCTTGTGTACGTTTGGAGTGTGCTTTATCGCCATGTAAAACAAGGGTTTTTAAACCACTCGCATTTAAATAGTCCCCTACTTCATCCGCACTCTGTTTGGTTTTCGTAAAAACTAAAACCTGATGCCAATTGTGGGTACCTATCATAAAAGAAAGCAATTCACATTTGCGCTCTTTATCCACCAAATAGAGTGTTTGCTCCACTTTTTTTGCAAAATCACCTTGATTATTAATGGCAACCGTGACAGGTTTTTTCAAACTCACTTCAGAAAGGCGTTTCACCGATTTTGAAAGCCCCACAGAAAAAAGAAGCGTTTGACGCTTTTTAGGAAACAAATTTAAAAGCGTTTGTACCTCATCCCAAAACCCCATATCTAAGATTCTATCGGCTTCATCAAAAACGACAATTTCTACACGAGACAAATCCACATTGCCCAGCTTTACATGCTCCAAAAGTCTTCCAGGCGTTGCAATCAAAATATCAATGCCTTTATCCAACTTTTTAGCCTGTGGGGTAAACTTCACCCCACCATAAATCGCCGCACTGCTAAGCGCCACATTTTTGCCGTACACTTGCACACTCGCACCCACTTGTGAAGCCAATTCTCTGGTGGGTACCAAAATAAGCGCACGTACCACTTTGGAGGTGGTTGATTTTTGTGTTTTTTTACTTAAAATATGCAGCAAAGGAAGCGCATAGGCTGCTGTTTTACCCGTTCCCGTTTGCGCCGTTGCCATGACATCTTTTCCCTCAAGTACCAAAGGAATGACTTTGCTTTGAACAGGCGTAGGTGTCGTATACCCAAGCTCTTTAACTGCTTCTCTTACGGGTTCCATAAGACCTAATTTTTCAAATAACATTGTAGTTCCTTATTCTTTTATCTTTTTTCATTGTATCTAAGGTTTATTTAAATCATCGACTACTAGACTTGTGGCATTGAATACCAAAGGATTTTTATGAAATATTTTCTAATGCTTCTTAGCTTTATTTTCCTAACAGGCTGTGCTCCCAAAGTGGTTGATCTAAGCACCATCAATCCCTCCATAAAACCCATCGCAGGAGAAAGTATTGCGGTGTATGATGAGAGCATGGATGCCATTTTATTTTATGATTTTTTTCAAAAAGAGACTTTTTTAATGCAAAAAACATCGGGAAAAGTCATTCCTTTTCGTGTCGAATTTATGGATTTGTGGATCACGGGGCTAGGACATGACATCCAAAGGCTTACACAAGGCAATGCCGAAGAAATAAGACCTGCACTTTTATACAATGCTAAACAAAAAGGACTTAAAACATTACATGTAAACCAAAAGGATTATATTATTGAGACGACGTTTGCACACGATATGGTCGATGCTATTGATCGTTACGAAGAGAAAATGAGGCGCTATGAAAGGGATAAACGATTTCCGCTTCTTATGAAACATTAAAAAGGTTTATCTCTTTTTGAGAGGCTTTTGGGCATACTTTCGCCAAAAAAGAGAGGAAAGCTAATGGAAAATTTACCCGCATGTCCTAAATGTCACTGCGAATACACCTACGAAGATGGAGCGATGTTTATCTGCCCAGAGTGCGCACACGAATGGTCAAAAGAGAGTAGCTCAAGCGAAGAAAGCAGTGCTGTTATTAAAGATGCACACGGAACTATCTTAGCCGATGGAGACAGCGTTGTGGTCATTAAAGACCTTAAACTCAAGGGCTCTTCAGCGGTCATCAAAGGGGGCACCAAAGTGAAAAATATTCGCCTTAATTTTGAGAGTGACCACAACCTTGATTGTAAAGTTGATGGCATTGGTGCCATGGGCTTAAAATCTGAATTTGTAAAAAAAGTTTAAAAAAGAACTTTTTGAATTAAAAACATATAAACCAGCGTTGCGGTAAAAATGCTTAAAAGCGCATTTTTAAAGCTTACATGTAAAGCTATCGCAACGCTTACCCCAATCATCTCCGCCAAACCATAGGGATAGATTTCCCACTTCACATCTTTCAGTGCATAAAAGACTAAAATCACCATAATCATCAAAGGCATGTTTCGTTCAATGTATTTGACCAAAGGCGAAGGTTCACGGGTACGAAAGAGCAAAAAGGGAATGATACGTGTGGCATACGTCGCAAGGCTTGCAACAATAATACTACCAATGATATAACTACTTTCCATTTTCCATACTCCTCTTAAAAACAATCAACACAAACGCCGCCAAACAGAGTGATAAAATCAACATTTTTTGCGGTGGAAAAAACATCATGCCAAAAAGTCCAATGATAAGTGCCACAAAAAAGGGTTGATGGAGTCTACTTTTTTTATATAACTCAATGGAAAGTACGACAAACAAAGCGGTCAGTGAGAACTCAATGCCCTCATAATTAAAAGGAAGCACGTTGCCTAAAACCGCACCCACAACACTGCCAATAATCCAATAGCATTGATTTAAAAAGGTAATGATAAGATAAGCCCTCTCACGGTGTGTCTCTTCAACATCACTGGTTTTTAAAAGCGCAAAGGTCTCATCGGTAAGCCCAAAAATAAGGTAATGCTTTTTCCATGAAAAGTTTTTAAAGGCTGAAATCATGGAGAGTCCATAAAAGGTGTGACGAAGGTTAAGCAAAAAGGTAGCAATGGCTATCTCTAAAATGGTGGCTTGTGATGCAAACAGTGTTAAAGCCAAAAACTGCCCTGAACCCGCAAAAATAAACAGACTCATAAAAAAAGCATAATACCACGGGATAAGCAGTTTGGAAAGCAAAAGTCCAAATGCCATCCCCAGAGGAATATAGCCCATTAAAACAGGAATAGTCAGTTTGAAAATGGCAAAAAAATGCATTATGTCTCTTTACATGTAAAACTATTTTTTAATATAGCGGTTAATATAGTTTTGGGTGGCATTGTGCTCTTCTTTTTTTTGAGAAAGCTCTTTTTTAGGAGCTCTCTCATCAGGCTTTGTATCTGGAAAATAGAAAAAATCAATTGCTAAAATAATAGCAACCACAACAAAAATAGGAATAAGAAAAATCATCTTATGCTTATTGTTTTAGAGCATTTACGGTTTGAAGCATCTCATCACTGGTCGTAATCGCTTTTGAGTTGGCTTCATAAGCACGCTGTCCTGTAATTAAGTCTGTCATCTCTTCGACCAACTGCACGTTACTCATCTCAACAAATTGCTGTCTGGTTTGCCCTAGTCCATTAAGCCCTGGTTCGCTTACAATCGGGTCTCCTGAAGCAGAGGTGTTAATGTAGTTATTATCCCCCAAGGAGTGAAGTCCTGCTGGGTTAATGAAGTTTGCAAGCTCAATCTGCCCAATCTCATTGGTCGCCGTTTGCCCTGCTTGAAGGACTGAAACCATACCATCCACACCAATGGTAATTTGCGTTGCATCTTCTGGGATCACCAATTCGGGTAAAAGTCTGTACCCATCGCTGTTTACCACATTTCCTTCACTATCGAGTTTAAAGGAGCCATTTCTGGTATACCCTGTGGTGCCATCTGGAAGTTGAATTTGAAAAAAGCCATTCCCTGTAATAGCAATATCAAGCGCATTGCCTGTCTCTTTAAAGTTACCTTGTGTAAACTGCTTTGCAATCGCTGTTGGGCGCACACCAAGACCCACTTCAATGCCCGTAGGAGATGTTGTCGTGCCACTGGTTGATGTTCCTGCATAGGTCATGGTTTGATACATCAAGTCCGCAAATTCTGCACGCTGTTTTTTATAACCAATGGTATTGACGTTTGAAATATTGTTTGATGTGGTATCAATTTGTGTTTGCTGTGCAATCATGCCCGTTGCTGCTGTATAAAGTGAACGTATCATTTATCTTCCTTCGTTTCTATTATGCTTTGGTGGATGCCAATTTAGAAATGGCATCTGAGTTTAAATCATTCATGTGTGATTTCATTACTTTTTGGTACATTTCCACCAAACGATTGGTTTCAATAAGCCCTACCATTTCACTCACTGGATTAATATTACTGGTCTCCAAAAACCCTTGAGCGACCAAATTGCCATTTTCAAGAGTGGTTAATTCATCCGTACTTTTAAACGCATACAGACTCTCTCCCTCTTTTGTAAGCGATTTTATATCATCGCTTTGCACAATGTACATTCGACCAATTTCATCATCCCCATTATAAATAGCGCCACTTTGATCCACTCTTAGTTCACCATCTTCTGGAATGGTAATGTATTGCTGATTTTGAAAATAGGTGGAGGGAAGCACAGGATAGCCCTCTTTTGTCGTAAGCACTCCCGCATCATTAAAGCTAAACGAGCCATTTTGCGTTAAACGGATACCATTTGGCGTTTCCACCATAAAAAATGCATCTTCTCGTTTGAGTGCAAAATCAAGCGCATTGCCTGTATTTTTGATACCACCTTGTTCGTATTTGATATACTGTTCTGAAATTTGTGGCACACGAGACATCGCCGCATTAAGAAATTTACTGGCCTCTTTGGTGTTATCCCCTAAGGGCATCTCTTCTTTGTATTCTTGAAAAATGCGCTTAAAATCGCTCACGACCACATCATCTCTTTTAAAGGCTGTGGTATTTAAATTGGCAAGGTTATTGGAGATAACATTGAGTCTGTTAAACTGCGTTACCATTGCCCCTGTAACGTCATAATAGCCATTTTGCATTGTTTTACCCACTAAATCAAAATTGTTTCTTCATTAAAGCAACTCCCGTTCCAACTTTAAAAAAAATGGCTTTTACCACGATTTAAAAAAAACTCGGTATAATCCACATCTTTTTATTACGAAAGAGATTAAAAAAAAGAACCTCCACACCCTTACTCTTAAGGAGAGTTACACTTATGGCCTCAAAAGAACTCTATACAGAATTAGAAGAACTTTTTACAGAAAATGAAAAAGCGTACGTCACCTATGAAAATGTGATGGAACTCTTTACAAAACCTCCAACCTCCGCCAACGTCAAAAAAATGATGAGTTTAATTGACAAATACAAAGTCACACTGATCTCCTCAGCTGAAATTGCAAAACTGCGAAACAAAGAAGAGGCAAAAAAACGTGAAGAAGAGCGTCAAAAACTTCAAGATGAAGCCCTCGAAGACGAATTTGATCTTGCCAGTGAAAAAGAGCTTTTAGAGTGGTCACGCAGTGATAGTCCTGTACGTATGTATTTACGTGAAATGGGGCAAATTTCACTTTTAACCAAAGATGAAGAGATTGATATTAGTAAAAAAATTGAATTTGGTGAAGATATTATCATTGATGCCTTTTGTTCAGTGCCTTATCTTATCGACTTTATTTTAGATTATAAAGAAGCCTTAATCAATCGTGAACGCCGTGTTAAAGAGCTTTTCAAAACATTTGAAGACGATGATGATAGCGATGATGGCGATGATGGCGATGACGAGTTTGAAGAAGATGGGGAAGAGAAACGTACCCTTTCAAAAAAGGACAACTCACGTACAGAAAAAGTTATTGAAAGCTTTAAAGCATTAGAAAAAGCCAAAAAAGATTGGATGAAAAGTTTTGCACGTCCACCTGAGGAAAATCTTGATGCCGAAGAGATGATGAACTATGATCTTAATCTTGCGTATAAGAAAAAATTGCTTAAAGATGCGTTGATGGATTTAGGACCTACGAGTAAACTCATTAATGAACTCGTTAAATCAATGGAAACAGCCCTTAAAAGTGATTTTGAGTTTGATAAAGAACTCAAACGATTAGAGTATCGTTTACCACTTTTTAACGATACGCTCAAAGAGAACCATCTTAATTTACTTAAAAATATTATCGATTTAAACAAAGAAGATATTGCTGTCATGGTTCCAGAAGCCACCATGGTTTCAACGTACATGGAAATTAAAAAACTTTTCCAAACCAAAGAAGCCAGCAAACAAGGGTTTGATTTGGACCCTGAAAAACTCAAAGAGATTTTGGAGCAAATCAAACGAGGTAAAAAGATTGCCGATGAGTCTAAAACACGCATGGCAAAAAGTAACCTTCGTCTGGTTGTTTCTATTGCAAAACGTTACACCAACCGAGGATTACCATTTCTTGACTTAATTCAAGAAGGAAATATTGGTTTAATGAAAGCCGTTGATAAATTTGAATACAAAAAAGGGTACAAATTTTCAACCTATGCGACATGGTGGATTCGTCAAGCTATCTCACGTGCGATTGCGGATCAAGCACGTACCATTCGTATTCCTATTCATATGATTGAGACCATCAACCGTATCAATAAAATCATCCGTAAACACTTACAAGAAGAAGGCAAAGAGCCCGATATTGAAACCATTGCTGAAGAAGTGGGCT harbors:
- the recQ gene encoding DNA helicase RecQ — protein: MDKTYDILQRVFGHHSFRANQEEAVNAILAHKDLMMILPTGAGKSLCYQLPSLVMEGMSVVISPLLALMHDQITALSAFGIKAAMISSMQSPSQIQESMQACRNGELKLLYVAPERLKGESFLNFLQSLCINFFVIDEAHCVSEWGHEFREDYRQLFRLKHYFPRTPIAAFTATATKIVEHDILHQLGLSHPLIIRAKVERDNLNIKADYRNANGREQLLSFLSAFQNESGIVYTLTRKETESLALFLEGYKVRARSYHAGLSTEEKNETYRAFLNDEIDVVVATIAFGMGIDKSNIRFVVHMSLPKTIENYYQEIGRAGRDGLSASTLLLFSASDIVEHKRRISEQPASEYQKVAYEKLEAMAKFATSQLCRHQQIATYFDDTILTCNTRCDNCVEGEKQSVDISNEALKLLSCVYRTGQRFGLQYVIDVLMGANNEKIAQNAHQNLSVYGIGKERSKAQWLSIGDRLLELEALKVGEYRVVSLSEYGAQIIKERLHVSMHAKRLEERKKVSKKATKVVTGAFELSIFEKLRALRLEIAQENGIPPYVVFSDKTLKEMAEKLPHDKEAMLEVSGVGEVKFERYGEAFLALCMRLR
- the flgG gene encoding flagellar basal-body rod protein FlgG; amino-acid sequence: MIRSLYTAATGMIAQQTQIDTTSNNISNVNTIGYKKQRAEFADLMYQTMTYAGTSTSGTTTSPTGIEVGLGVRPTAIAKQFTQGNFKETGNALDIAITGNGFFQIQLPDGTTGYTRNGSFKLDSEGNVVNSDGYRLLPELVIPEDATQITIGVDGMVSVLQAGQTATNEIGQIELANFINPAGLHSLGDNNYINTSASGDPIVSEPGLNGLGQTRQQFVEMSNVQLVEEMTDLITGQRAYEANSKAITTSDEMLQTVNALKQ
- a CDS encoding branched-chain amino acid transporter permease, whose product is MESSYIIGSIIVASLATYATRIIPFLLFRTREPSPLVKYIERNMPLMIMVILVFYALKDVKWEIYPYGLAEMIGVSVAIALHVSFKNALLSIFTATLVYMFLIQKVLF
- a CDS encoding YwbE family protein, with the protein product MSAGQSRSNIHKGVKVLIVLKEDQRSGKLTQGVVKDILTNSANHPHGIKVRLESGEVGRVKEIIL
- the rpoD gene encoding RNA polymerase sigma factor RpoD, encoding MASKELYTELEELFTENEKAYVTYENVMELFTKPPTSANVKKMMSLIDKYKVTLISSAEIAKLRNKEEAKKREEERQKLQDEALEDEFDLASEKELLEWSRSDSPVRMYLREMGQISLLTKDEEIDISKKIEFGEDIIIDAFCSVPYLIDFILDYKEALINRERRVKELFKTFEDDDDSDDGDDGDDEFEEDGEEKRTLSKKDNSRTEKVIESFKALEKAKKDWMKSFARPPEENLDAEEMMNYDLNLAYKKKLLKDALMDLGPTSKLINELVKSMETALKSDFEFDKELKRLEYRLPLFNDTLKENHLNLLKNIIDLNKEDIAVMVPEATMVSTYMEIKKLFQTKEASKQGFDLDPEKLKEILEQIKRGKKIADESKTRMAKSNLRLVVSIAKRYTNRGLPFLDLIQEGNIGLMKAVDKFEYKKGYKFSTYATWWIRQAISRAIADQARTIRIPIHMIETINRINKIIRKHLQEEGKEPDIETIAEEVGLSADKVKNVIKITKEPISLEAPIGNEDDGKFGDFVEDKTSIAPMDHILKSDLKEQIDDVLDQLNDREKAVIRMRFGLMHDESDRTLEEIGKELNVTRERVRQIESSAIKKLKHPKVGRKLKNYIES
- a CDS encoding phosphate/phosphite/phosphonate ABC transporter substrate-binding protein; this encodes MKVNFFLKIAFFLCLSLYAHAKQSLVFAVNPYKNTEELRTQHAELIGYLEKALQREIVFIVSKDYTHLLTLIEQGNVDIASISPKLFATSRQKKIPTHYLATFKIQDHQGNARSSYRSLIITRQKNSLQTLNDVKGKRFGFTDVDSTSGYLYPRFMLKQEGIDPQKELGKVYFLKKHPKIMQALLENSIDAGAIYDGIYLTLPKSEKEEIRILASSDEIPYDVMIASKGVDKALVTKIRELLLAFHSTQSAPNTIMGFEEKSLILYDTLLYLE
- a CDS encoding AzlC family ABC transporter permease; amino-acid sequence: MHFFAIFKLTIPVLMGYIPLGMAFGLLLSKLLIPWYYAFFMSLFIFAGSGQFLALTLFASQATILEIAIATFLLNLRHTFYGLSMISAFKNFSWKKHYLIFGLTDETFALLKTSDVEETHRERAYLIITFLNQCYWIIGSVVGAVLGNVLPFNYEGIEFSLTALFVVLSIELYKKSRLHQPFFVALIIGLFGMMFFPPQKMLILSLCLAAFVLIVFKRSMENGK
- a CDS encoding zinc ribbon domain-containing protein YjdM, whose protein sequence is MENLPACPKCHCEYTYEDGAMFICPECAHEWSKESSSSEESSAVIKDAHGTILADGDSVVVIKDLKLKGSSAVIKGGTKVKNIRLNFESDHNLDCKVDGIGAMGLKSEFVKKV
- a CDS encoding PaaI family thioesterase; the protein is MTFKVKGKQHISKNCLVCGIENPLGLKTKFYELENKEVVGYFTGHTYLQSYPNILHGGISATILDETIGRAIMAHYGQESFGVTLELNLKYKKPVPLDVELKVIGRIVSDKGRIFEGTGELILPNGEVAVIASGRYMKRNVTQIVESDFIEDEWFASDGKDRDEIEL
- a CDS encoding DEAD/DEAH box helicase → MLFEKLGLMEPVREAVKELGYTTPTPVQSKVIPLVLEGKDVMATAQTGTGKTAAYALPLLHILSKKTQKSTTSKVVRALILVPTRELASQVGASVQVYGKNVALSSAAIYGGVKFTPQAKKLDKGIDILIATPGRLLEHVKLGNVDLSRVEIVVFDEADRILDMGFWDEVQTLLNLFPKKRQTLLFSVGLSKSVKRLSEVSLKKPVTVAINNQGDFAKKVEQTLYLVDKERKCELLSFMIGTHNWHQVLVFTKTKQSADEVGDYLNASGLKTLVLHGDKAHSKRTQAIHAFKENTIRVLVATDIASRGLDIEDLPHVINYELPGDAEDYLHRAGRTGRAGKEGRAISLVCNEEKNKFKEIEKILKYTIKTEFYPGFETKEWAEKEAKKGTIQAKIEYEKANKKSVSIKKRRENYKEVKAKKHTRVGGGKK
- a CDS encoding flagellar hook-basal body protein, with amino-acid sequence MQNGYYDVTGAMVTQFNRLNVISNNLANLNTTAFKRDDVVVSDFKRIFQEYKEEMPLGDNTKEASKFLNAAMSRVPQISEQYIKYEQGGIKNTGNALDFALKREDAFFMVETPNGIRLTQNGSFSFNDAGVLTTKEGYPVLPSTYFQNQQYITIPEDGELRVDQSGAIYNGDDEIGRMYIVQSDDIKSLTKEGESLYAFKSTDELTTLENGNLVAQGFLETSNINPVSEMVGLIETNRLVEMYQKVMKSHMNDLNSDAISKLASTKA
- a CDS encoding DUF2179 domain-containing protein; this encodes MSEFFASEAFSLYGIPLLICLARILDVSIGTLRIIFVSKGLRLWAPILGFFEVSIWLMAISKVMANLTNPINYIAYALGFSLGNYIGMFIESRLALGMVVIRIITKKDSHELVRSLRALRYSVTVADAEGNNGIVSVIFTVIKRADIERVRSLIGKYNPLAVYSIEDVRHASDPSFPMEEQKYSMFSSFFRGHRK